A window from Aerococcus sp. Group 1 encodes these proteins:
- a CDS encoding ABC transporter permease → MNKLWVVIREVYRKNVKSGSFIFMVLSPLIFIGIIAAVAYFVSQSESSSPDQIAVVDADPGLVEVLKTVDNGDLDFHFDRNQDQARQALADGEVDGMLKMDQADGQLKATYYGKNGLAQNPKLTLQQTLSQYQMMVNAQASGISQDQLGAVMNAQVPIEEVAINVNDDGSVTEENKDAMNEMGRTGVASIASFIIFYFLMFFINIIIQEVAAEKGSRIMEIILSSIPAKTHFYGKLLGVVLMILTQVGIYVLLFILWRILSTQFGILSLPEELTQLIDIKAFIANNKTMLGVSGLLALMGIVTYVALAAFLGSLVTKTEDAQKVSQPVIWLGLIGFYIGFFGQQAGTDTAFYRICSQIPFFTPFIMPFRLADYSVEWAEVIVAIGISLVTMVLIFIFATSLYKSNVLAYSDKGPWDTFKQSISLWKSERQVKSK, encoded by the coding sequence ATGAATAAACTATGGGTCGTTATTCGTGAAGTTTATCGAAAAAATGTCAAATCGGGATCCTTTATCTTTATGGTCCTCTCGCCCTTAATCTTTATCGGGATTATTGCTGCGGTGGCTTACTTTGTTTCTCAAAGTGAAAGCAGTTCGCCTGATCAAATTGCCGTAGTCGATGCGGATCCGGGACTGGTAGAAGTCCTGAAAACCGTGGATAATGGTGACCTGGACTTTCATTTTGATCGTAATCAAGACCAAGCCCGCCAAGCCTTAGCTGACGGGGAAGTCGATGGCATGCTAAAAATGGACCAGGCAGATGGCCAGCTCAAAGCGACCTATTACGGTAAGAATGGCCTGGCACAAAATCCTAAACTGACCCTGCAACAGACCCTAAGTCAATATCAGATGATGGTCAATGCCCAGGCTTCTGGGATTTCTCAGGATCAATTAGGGGCAGTCATGAATGCTCAGGTGCCGATTGAAGAAGTTGCGATCAATGTCAATGATGACGGTAGCGTCACTGAAGAAAACAAGGACGCCATGAATGAGATGGGACGAACAGGAGTCGCTTCCATTGCCTCCTTTATTATCTTTTACTTCCTGATGTTCTTTATCAATATCATTATCCAAGAAGTGGCAGCTGAAAAAGGTTCACGGATTATGGAAATTATCCTCTCCAGCATTCCGGCTAAAACCCACTTCTATGGGAAACTCTTGGGCGTGGTTCTAATGATCCTGACCCAAGTCGGGATCTATGTCCTCCTCTTTATTCTTTGGCGGATTCTTTCCACTCAATTCGGCATTCTCAGCCTACCGGAGGAATTGACCCAATTGATTGATATTAAAGCCTTTATTGCTAACAACAAGACCATGTTAGGGGTCAGTGGCCTCCTAGCCCTGATGGGAATTGTGACTTATGTGGCTTTAGCCGCTTTCTTAGGCTCCTTAGTCACCAAGACCGAAGACGCTCAAAAGGTGTCTCAACCCGTGATCTGGTTAGGGTTGATCGGTTTCTATATCGGTTTCTTTGGCCAACAAGCCGGCACCGATACCGCCTTCTACCGGATCTGCTCACAGATTCCTTTCTTTACCCCCTTCATTATGCCCTTCCGTTTAGCGGATTATTCAGTGGAATGGGCTGAGGTCATTGTCGCCATTGGGATTTCTTTGGTGACTATGGTACTGATCTTTATCTTTGCCACCAGCCTCTACAAGAGCAATGTCTTGGCCTACAGTGATAAGGGGCCATGGGATACCTTCAAACAATCCATTTCGCTATGGAAGAGTGAACGCCAAGTCAAAAGTAAATAA
- a CDS encoding GNAT family N-acetyltransferase yields MMQIRPVRREDSQALAAIYRYYVENTSFTFEEVPPTSEEMSERIHSIAQAFPYYVACNDQGQVLAYAYAHAFHERSAYRYSAEISIYSQVNKSEKGLGTALYQAVERDLKDQGIKTILALVTADNQVSINFHQKMVIN; encoded by the coding sequence ATGATGCAAATCAGACCGGTGAGAAGAGAAGATAGTCAGGCACTAGCGGCTATTTACCGTTATTATGTGGAAAATACCAGCTTTACCTTTGAAGAAGTGCCGCCCACGAGTGAGGAAATGTCTGAACGGATTCATTCCATCGCCCAAGCTTTTCCCTACTATGTGGCTTGTAATGACCAAGGGCAGGTCTTGGCCTACGCCTATGCCCATGCCTTCCATGAGCGTTCTGCCTATCGTTATAGCGCTGAGATTTCTATCTACAGCCAAGTCAATAAGAGCGAGAAAGGACTGGGGACTGCCCTCTATCAGGCGGTGGAACGGGATTTAAAGGACCAAGGGATTAAAACTATCCTGGCACTGGTGACTGCCGATAACCAGGTCAGCATCAACTTCCACCAAAAAATGGTTATCAATTAG
- a CDS encoding asparaginase, with translation MGRLGQVFPTTLRHPLSCQHGFNYYCPNDWLWTFLVVINHAKEVKNDKKSIVLINLGGTITSVHTQGGGLQSGTLTGSELLKDMDLSSLAVDLKIKEVKSIPSNEMSLADMADIAQAIEAEIEKGAQGIVLTHGTDTMEETSYFVDLLLDTPVPVVFTGSQLSSQDLGYDGFSNIRDAVLTAASDDSYGKGTLLVFNQCIFTVNDVVKNNSIGLHAFESLNAGPLGVTYGGRVHYFRDYHPVKKFPVHLDQNFTPNVYLVKASLDFNPKMITALVEAGAEGFVLEGFGVGSLPPALQDILAQVIQKGIPVVLVAKANRGGVHKVYASKGAAIQLEEVGVILDQGYLNGQHARLKLIAMLNSPLKDNIADKWNKY, from the coding sequence ATGGGGCGACTGGGCCAAGTTTTTCCTACCACTCTTAGGCATCCTCTATCTTGCCAGCATGGCTTTAATTATTATTGCCCAAATGATTGGCTATGGACCTTTCTAGTAGTCATCAATCATGCAAAGGAGGTCAAAAATGACAAAAAATCGATTGTTTTAATTAATTTAGGGGGAACCATTACTAGCGTCCATACCCAAGGCGGGGGCCTGCAGTCGGGGACCTTAACTGGGAGCGAACTCCTCAAAGATATGGACCTCAGCAGTTTAGCCGTCGATCTAAAGATTAAAGAGGTCAAAAGTATCCCTTCTAATGAAATGAGCTTAGCCGATATGGCCGATATTGCCCAAGCCATTGAAGCTGAAATTGAAAAGGGCGCCCAGGGTATTGTCCTCACCCATGGGACGGATACCATGGAAGAGACTTCTTACTTTGTCGACTTGCTCCTGGATACGCCTGTGCCGGTCGTCTTTACCGGCAGCCAATTATCCAGCCAGGACTTGGGATATGACGGTTTTTCCAATATCCGCGATGCTGTTCTGACCGCTGCCAGCGATGATAGCTACGGTAAGGGGACGCTTTTAGTCTTTAACCAGTGTATCTTTACTGTCAATGATGTAGTGAAAAATAACAGTATCGGCCTCCATGCCTTTGAGTCCCTCAATGCCGGCCCTTTAGGGGTTACCTACGGTGGTCGAGTTCATTATTTCCGTGACTACCATCCTGTCAAGAAATTCCCTGTCCACTTAGACCAAAACTTTACCCCTAACGTCTACCTGGTTAAGGCCAGCCTGGATTTCAATCCCAAGATGATTACCGCCTTAGTGGAGGCTGGCGCTGAGGGCTTTGTCTTAGAGGGCTTTGGAGTAGGATCCTTACCACCAGCCCTCCAAGATATCCTCGCCCAAGTGATTCAAAAAGGAATTCCAGTGGTTTTGGTGGCTAAAGCTAACCGCGGCGGGGTCCATAAGGTTTACGCCAGCAAGGGGGCTGCTATCCAATTAGAAGAAGTAGGTGTCATTCTAGACCAAGGCTATCTTAACGGCCAACACGCCCGCTTAAAACTCATTGCCATGCTCAACAGCCCTCTAAAGGACAATATCGCTGACAAGTGGAACAAGTACTAA
- a CDS encoding YfcC family protein: MSKAKLRRFRMPNSLVVLFILLIVIAGLTYIIPAGEFASMTLPSGQEVANPEQFNYVPKNPTSFTDFWNAIPKGFTKSASVIAFTLIIAGTVEVLKKTGLIDGIVTNLSARFSDNGVLVIPILMFFFALIAAFIGTAELSLVYLPIIMPLILSLGFDKLTAAGIVLISTTCVGFSAGFTNPFTVGISHQIAGLPMFSGMGYRVIVFIVFYLICSLYLMKYAKKIHRDPELVLKEAYQEGLIESEEQKIGQTSQAVRLTARQKIIGIVLILLFAYMIYNVLVNGWGMIEMAGLFVMIAVATALIDRMPTNDLIQAFMEGCSSVLSGAILIAVANGVSVLMNEAKILDTVVHQFGNLLQGLPVYLSALAIFLFITIFNFFVTSGSGKAIVAMPIISPLARMVGLNQQVAVLAYTLGDGLTNVFYPTSGYFMATIANAKIEWGDWAKFFLPLLGILYLASMALIIIAQMIGYGPF, from the coding sequence ATGAGTAAAGCAAAGCTACGCCGCTTTAGAATGCCTAATTCCTTAGTGGTCTTATTTATCTTATTAATCGTTATTGCCGGCCTAACCTATATTATACCCGCCGGAGAATTTGCCTCCATGACCTTGCCATCGGGGCAAGAAGTGGCCAATCCCGAGCAGTTCAACTATGTGCCTAAAAACCCCACTAGCTTCACTGATTTTTGGAATGCCATTCCTAAGGGCTTTACCAAGAGTGCTAGCGTCATTGCCTTTACCCTAATCATTGCCGGGACCGTGGAAGTTTTAAAGAAGACTGGCCTTATTGATGGCATTGTTACCAATCTCTCAGCCCGATTTTCTGATAATGGGGTCCTTGTTATTCCCATTTTAATGTTTTTCTTTGCATTAATTGCAGCCTTTATCGGAACAGCGGAGTTAAGTTTGGTTTACTTACCTATCATCATGCCTCTAATTCTAAGTCTAGGCTTCGATAAATTAACGGCGGCTGGTATTGTTCTTATTTCTACCACCTGTGTGGGTTTTTCTGCTGGCTTTACTAATCCTTTTACCGTCGGAATTTCCCACCAAATTGCTGGTCTCCCCATGTTTTCCGGGATGGGCTACCGGGTGATAGTCTTTATTGTTTTCTATCTGATTTGTAGTCTCTATCTGATGAAATATGCCAAGAAAATCCACCGCGATCCTGAACTTGTCCTCAAAGAAGCCTACCAAGAGGGCTTAATCGAGTCGGAAGAACAAAAGATTGGGCAAACTAGCCAAGCGGTCCGTTTGACTGCCCGGCAAAAAATCATTGGTATCGTTTTAATTCTGCTCTTTGCCTATATGATTTACAATGTCTTAGTTAATGGCTGGGGCATGATTGAAATGGCTGGACTTTTTGTTATGATTGCTGTTGCTACCGCCCTGATTGACCGCATGCCTACCAATGACTTGATCCAAGCCTTTATGGAAGGGTGTTCCAGTGTCCTATCCGGAGCCATCTTAATTGCAGTAGCCAATGGGGTCTCAGTCTTGATGAATGAGGCTAAAATTTTGGATACGGTGGTCCACCAATTTGGTAACCTGCTCCAAGGACTTCCAGTTTATCTCTCCGCCTTGGCCATCTTTCTCTTTATTACTATCTTTAACTTCTTTGTTACCTCTGGATCAGGTAAGGCCATTGTGGCGATGCCCATCATCTCACCGTTAGCACGGATGGTAGGGCTCAACCAGCAAGTGGCGGTCTTAGCCTATACCCTAGGAGATGGCTTAACTAATGTTTTCTATCCGACGTCAGGGTACTTTATGGCAACTATTGCTAATGCCAAGATTGAATGGGGCGACTGGGCCAAGTTTTTCCTACCACTCTTAGGCATCCTCTATCTTGCCAGCATGGCTTTAATTATTATTGCCCAAATGATTGGCTATGGACCTTTCTAG
- a CDS encoding amidohydrolase codes for MSDRTLAQELSAMRRYYHRFPEPAWMEYRTTISIINRLKALGYEVKYGKTIHNPDCMMGLPKKDFAQSYAATIKEDVDFDIQEILAGYTGAVCELDTKRPGPSIAMRFDIDGLAIKESKSKKHLPNLYGFASKHKGYMHACGHDGHITVGLYLAKWLKDHQDQLTGKYLLIFQPAEEGVKGGKSMVNTGLVDGYDYFLSGHIGMGAPANQVTLATDGFLATTKTDIQFSGLSAHAGASPEKGHNAILAAASALLNLETLPQYSTGAARVNVGKIQGGAGRNIIANSCRLEMETRGSSSKINDHLNKRVKEVVAGAAMQYQCKYQIQQVGEAPALNQKDQPFYQEIHGLLNQAGIPSSVGFHFGASEDVVFFMNRVAELKGRACFMLFGSELAKANGHHNSQFDFEEAVLVTMVETFTHLLMHYGQKKKEESDE; via the coding sequence ATGTCTGATCGGACATTGGCCCAAGAGCTATCAGCCATGCGCCGCTACTATCACCGTTTTCCTGAACCGGCTTGGATGGAATACCGAACCACTATCAGTATCATCAACCGCCTAAAAGCCCTGGGATATGAGGTTAAATACGGCAAAACCATACACAATCCGGATTGTATGATGGGCCTACCCAAAAAAGACTTTGCCCAGTCCTATGCTGCCACGATTAAGGAAGACGTTGATTTTGACATTCAAGAGATCCTAGCCGGTTATACCGGGGCTGTCTGCGAATTAGATACAAAGCGACCTGGACCAAGTATTGCCATGCGCTTTGATATTGACGGTTTAGCCATTAAGGAGAGTAAGAGCAAAAAACACCTGCCTAATCTGTACGGTTTTGCTTCCAAGCACAAGGGCTACATGCATGCTTGCGGCCACGATGGCCATATTACTGTGGGGCTTTACCTGGCTAAATGGTTAAAGGACCACCAAGACCAATTGACAGGGAAGTACTTACTGATCTTTCAACCCGCTGAAGAAGGGGTTAAAGGGGGCAAGTCTATGGTCAATACCGGACTGGTCGATGGCTATGACTACTTTCTTTCCGGTCATATTGGCATGGGGGCCCCAGCCAACCAGGTCACCCTGGCTACTGATGGTTTTCTAGCCACAACCAAAACGGACATCCAATTTTCGGGTTTATCCGCCCATGCTGGAGCCAGTCCAGAAAAGGGCCATAATGCCATCCTGGCCGCCGCTTCAGCCTTATTAAATCTAGAAACCTTACCCCAATATTCCACAGGAGCAGCCCGTGTGAATGTTGGGAAGATCCAAGGTGGGGCAGGACGAAATATCATTGCCAATTCTTGCCGCTTAGAAATGGAAACCCGCGGCTCATCGTCAAAGATCAATGACCACTTAAACAAACGAGTCAAAGAAGTCGTTGCCGGGGCAGCCATGCAATACCAGTGCAAGTACCAAATCCAGCAAGTCGGTGAAGCTCCTGCCTTAAATCAAAAAGACCAACCCTTCTATCAAGAAATCCATGGTCTTCTCAACCAGGCCGGCATTCCTAGTTCAGTCGGTTTTCATTTTGGAGCCTCAGAGGATGTGGTCTTCTTCATGAATCGAGTAGCCGAACTCAAGGGCAGGGCCTGCTTCATGCTCTTTGGGAGCGAGTTAGCCAAGGCAAATGGCCACCATAATTCCCAATTTGACTTTGAAGAAGCAGTCTTAGTGACAATGGTAGAAACCTTTACCCATTTATTGATGCATTACGGACAGAAGAAAAAGGAGGAATCCGATGAGTAA
- the rpsF gene encoding 30S ribosomal protein S6, giving the protein MSENVTKYEVLYIIRPNIDSEAKEALVKRFDDILTSNGTTITKSEDWQKLRFAYEINDFREGVYHLIECEAEDAAGIDEFNRLAKINDDILRHMITKVEA; this is encoded by the coding sequence ATGAGTGAAAATGTAACAAAATATGAAGTGTTATACATTATCCGTCCAAACATTGACAGTGAAGCTAAAGAGGCTTTAGTGAAACGTTTTGACGATATCCTAACTTCAAACGGCACAACAATCACTAAATCAGAAGATTGGCAAAAATTGCGTTTCGCATATGAAATCAATGATTTCCGTGAAGGTGTTTACCACTTGATCGAATGTGAAGCAGAAGACGCAGCTGGAATCGATGAATTCAACCGTCTTGCCAAGATTAATGACGACATTTTACGTCATATGATTACAAAAGTTGAAGCTTAG
- the ssb gene encoding single-stranded DNA-binding protein — protein sequence MINNVVLVGRLTREVDLRYTQSGTAVANFTVACDRNYRNAQGETQTDFINCVMWRKAAENFAKFTRKGSLVGIEGNIQTRNYENQQGQRVYVTEVLANNFSLLEPKSVTEQRPQGSDNGNNFGNSGNSFANDSFGSNQSFGGYNNQQESPSMNDNSFGGSNDPFVGGNNNPFPSNDNDGSINIADDDLPF from the coding sequence ATGATTAATAATGTCGTCTTAGTCGGCCGATTAACTCGCGAAGTTGATCTACGTTATACCCAAAGTGGAACTGCAGTAGCCAACTTTACTGTAGCTTGTGACCGTAACTACCGCAATGCCCAAGGTGAAACCCAAACGGATTTCATTAATTGTGTAATGTGGCGTAAAGCAGCTGAAAACTTTGCTAAATTCACACGGAAAGGGTCTTTGGTAGGGATTGAAGGGAATATTCAAACCCGTAACTATGAAAACCAACAAGGCCAACGTGTCTATGTGACTGAAGTTCTAGCGAATAACTTTAGCTTATTGGAACCTAAGAGTGTCACTGAACAACGCCCACAAGGCAGTGACAATGGCAATAACTTTGGCAACTCAGGCAATAGTTTTGCTAATGACTCTTTTGGCTCAAATCAAAGTTTTGGCGGCTATAATAATCAACAAGAATCCCCTTCAATGAATGACAACAGCTTTGGTGGATCCAATGATCCATTTGTGGGAGGAAATAATAATCCTTTCCCATCAAATGATAATGACGGATCGATCAATATCGCTGATGATGATCTTCCATTCTAG
- the rpsR gene encoding 30S ribosomal protein S18, with protein MAQNRRRGGRRRRKVCFFCANHMDFIDYKDTDLLSRYVSDKGKILPRRVTGTCAKHQRTLTSAIKRARIMALLPFTVAE; from the coding sequence ATGGCACAAAATCGTCGTCGTGGAGGACGCAGACGTAGAAAAGTATGTTTCTTCTGCGCTAACCACATGGACTTTATTGATTATAAAGATACCGATTTGCTAAGTCGTTACGTTTCTGACAAGGGTAAAATCTTACCACGCCGCGTAACAGGTACCTGTGCTAAACACCAACGTACCCTAACTTCAGCAATCAAACGCGCACGGATTATGGCTCTCTTACCATTTACCGTTGCTGAATAA
- a CDS encoding helix-turn-helix transcriptional regulator, with protein MNRLKYYRTRSGLSQKALAEEIGVARQTVNMIENDRYNPSLELCIALAKALDTDLNALFWEEDDDEKEE; from the coding sequence ATGAATCGCTTAAAATATTACCGCACACGGTCGGGATTATCGCAAAAAGCTCTAGCTGAAGAGATTGGCGTTGCTCGTCAAACCGTGAATATGATTGAAAATGACCGTTATAATCCAAGTCTAGAGCTCTGCATTGCCTTAGCCAAAGCCTTAGATACTGATTTAAATGCTTTATTTTGGGAGGAAGATGATGATGAGAAAGAAGAATAG
- a CDS encoding DUF3278 domain-containing protein — MDEYRLVQCERMGNKCFIFIWLWEAILFLLALFFPAEKSLIAFNFILWGSLFGIVMTMVYILIFSMKLGIMVKEIDASDYPANKKRIRKKVTKSSLIYGIILFLFQSLGQKVKEGAFHFGTREVVFLLVAVIIFYLFMYYMNMRLLKKYEDS; from the coding sequence ATGGATGAATATCGGCTTGTTCAATGTGAGCGTATGGGGAACAAGTGTTTCATTTTTATATGGCTCTGGGAAGCTATTTTATTCCTACTCGCCCTTTTTTTCCCAGCTGAAAAGTCATTAATCGCTTTTAATTTTATTCTATGGGGTTCTTTATTTGGTATTGTTATGACTATGGTCTATATCTTGATCTTTTCAATGAAATTAGGCATTATGGTTAAAGAAATTGATGCCTCTGACTACCCTGCTAATAAAAAACGAATTCGAAAGAAAGTCACCAAAAGTTCTCTCATCTATGGAATTATTCTGTTTCTCTTTCAGAGTTTAGGGCAAAAGGTTAAAGAAGGTGCTTTTCATTTCGGTACTAGGGAAGTTGTTTTTCTCTTAGTCGCAGTGATCATTTTTTATCTCTTTATGTATTATATGAATATGCGATTACTAAAGAAATACGAGGATTCTTAA